From Haloarcula hispanica ATCC 33960, the proteins below share one genomic window:
- a CDS encoding sensor histidine kinase → MDVDIATVAILGNAGGALIGFAIAVVAARNQDVPGARQYGWLAVAGGCWCALSIWQILVSDPAAVRTVYLLSRTAAMQVIGLWVVFALVYTGRQSWLRPSSLVPLFLVVNADVLLLLTDQAHDLVEVAAVPVTQLGTTLVAIQRGPTFAVLLAVSYGLLLLGYALLIEFLFRSQNVYRRQTAAIIIGTGLPIFVAVLYDFGYTPHPAIDFTPVAFSLNAVLVGWVLFKDESLSVTTLSGDTLVDNLPDPVIALNDDCVIIDYNAAAASALDQPDPDGELLDDLVPGLVDHIERGEVFSFGDSFTYYNPQTTSLTDQSGTERGRLVVLRDVTGQQRRQDRLEALQAATQQFIEAETAEAVAEMAVEFATAVLDQNAAGVFLEDDGILEPAVISESIAEHVEDELLYASPTDEPESKLWKTYETGEIQAVSLDKDGLDPLDNALMLPLGSHGVMAITSHDSTLATEDRRYAAILAQTTQVALDQVERERELRQSRSSVQRRREQIEFFNGVLRHSLHNAMVVIRGRAEHIRTDVPRSKRRHLDSISNWCGKLTEMSETIRDINNTVTASEAERLDAVDLNATLRRSIESLRVEYDSVSISCELDGDYSVQANELLEEVLLSILRNAVDHNNADTPQVTVSVQQASDWLQVRIADDGPGMSDELKTTVFERGLSPDQTAGGFGLYFVSVMMDLYGGTLWFEDNHPTGTVAILEFQQAVTGDEAEDDFGPDDTETAATEAQTKSHDR, encoded by the coding sequence ATGGATGTCGACATCGCCACGGTCGCCATCCTCGGGAACGCGGGTGGGGCGCTCATCGGTTTCGCAATCGCTGTCGTCGCCGCCCGAAACCAGGATGTCCCCGGCGCTCGCCAGTACGGCTGGCTCGCGGTCGCTGGGGGCTGCTGGTGTGCTCTCTCGATATGGCAGATACTAGTTTCGGACCCCGCCGCTGTCAGGACAGTGTACCTGCTGTCGCGAACCGCCGCTATGCAGGTCATCGGGCTCTGGGTCGTCTTCGCGCTCGTCTACACCGGCCGACAGTCGTGGCTTCGGCCATCGTCTCTCGTCCCGCTGTTTCTCGTGGTGAACGCGGACGTGCTGTTACTGCTGACGGACCAGGCACACGACCTCGTCGAAGTGGCGGCCGTGCCTGTCACTCAGCTCGGTACGACGCTGGTCGCCATCCAGCGTGGTCCCACGTTCGCGGTACTTCTCGCCGTCAGTTACGGGCTGTTACTGCTCGGATACGCACTCCTGATTGAGTTCTTGTTCCGGTCGCAGAACGTCTATCGGCGACAGACAGCGGCGATCATTATCGGAACCGGCCTTCCGATATTCGTCGCTGTGCTGTATGATTTCGGCTACACGCCGCACCCGGCCATCGACTTCACGCCGGTAGCGTTCTCGCTCAACGCGGTGCTCGTCGGCTGGGTACTGTTCAAGGACGAGTCGCTGTCTGTGACGACGCTGTCGGGTGACACCCTCGTCGACAACCTCCCCGACCCGGTCATCGCTCTCAACGACGACTGTGTCATCATTGATTACAACGCCGCGGCGGCCAGCGCACTGGATCAGCCGGACCCCGACGGAGAGTTGCTTGACGACCTCGTCCCGGGGCTCGTTGACCACATCGAGCGTGGCGAGGTGTTCTCGTTCGGAGATTCGTTCACGTACTACAACCCACAGACGACGAGCCTCACCGACCAGTCCGGGACGGAACGCGGTCGGCTCGTCGTTCTCAGGGACGTGACCGGCCAGCAGCGCCGCCAGGACCGACTCGAAGCGTTACAGGCCGCGACCCAGCAGTTTATCGAGGCCGAGACCGCCGAGGCGGTCGCGGAGATGGCTGTCGAGTTCGCGACGGCCGTCCTCGACCAGAACGCGGCGGGCGTGTTCCTCGAAGACGACGGCATCCTCGAACCGGCCGTCATTAGCGAATCGATTGCGGAACACGTCGAGGACGAACTGCTGTACGCCTCGCCGACGGACGAGCCCGAAAGCAAGCTCTGGAAGACATACGAAACCGGTGAGATACAGGCCGTCTCGCTCGATAAGGACGGACTCGACCCACTGGACAACGCGCTGATGCTGCCGCTTGGCTCCCACGGCGTGATGGCGATTACGTCCCACGACAGCACCCTCGCCACGGAGGACAGGCGATACGCCGCGATTCTGGCACAGACGACGCAGGTCGCCCTCGACCAGGTGGAACGCGAGCGCGAACTCCGCCAGAGCCGCAGTTCTGTCCAGCGACGCCGCGAGCAGATCGAGTTCTTCAACGGCGTCCTCAGACACTCGCTGCACAACGCGATGGTCGTCATCCGCGGCCGCGCGGAGCACATCAGAACCGACGTGCCGCGGTCGAAACGACGGCATCTCGACAGCATCAGCAACTGGTGTGGGAAGCTCACGGAGATGAGCGAAACGATCCGGGATATCAACAACACCGTGACGGCGAGCGAAGCTGAGCGGTTGGACGCCGTCGACCTCAACGCCACACTCCGTCGCTCGATTGAGTCGCTCCGGGTCGAGTACGATTCGGTATCGATCTCCTGTGAACTGGACGGAGACTACAGCGTGCAGGCGAACGAACTGCTCGAAGAGGTCCTCCTGAGCATCCTCCGGAACGCGGTCGACCACAACAACGCTGACACCCCGCAAGTGACCGTCTCGGTCCAGCAGGCCAGCGACTGGCTGCAGGTCCGTATCGCCGACGACGGCCCCGGAATGAGCGACGAACTGAAGACGACGGTGTTCGAACGCGGGCTCTCGCCCGACCAGACCGCTGGCGGCTTCGGCCTCTACTTCGTCTCGGTCATGATGGACCTGTACGGCGGGACGCTCTGGTTCGAGGACAACCACCCGACGGGGACCGTCGCGATCCTCGAATTCCAGCAGGCGGTGACGGGTGATGAGGCGGAAGATGACTTCGGACCCGACGACACGGAGACGGCGGCGACCGAAGCGCAAACTAAATCCCACGACCGCTGA